One Luoshenia tenuis DNA window includes the following coding sequences:
- a CDS encoding MerR family transcriptional regulator — MTYTIGQVAKKMGISAFTLRYYDKEGLLPFVRRDENGVRIFEESDLEFLRVIDCLKKTGMPIKDIRTFIVWTTQGDASLQQRYDMFMARKREVDRQLEQLLSYRDCIAYKCDYYEKALQAGTEAIHWQQRDGEPEMVLGRLAKISENEAEGI, encoded by the coding sequence ATGACTTATACCATTGGCCAGGTGGCTAAAAAAATGGGCATCAGCGCTTTTACCCTGCGCTATTACGATAAAGAGGGCCTGTTGCCCTTTGTACGCCGGGATGAAAATGGGGTGCGGATATTTGAGGAGTCCGACCTGGAATTTCTGCGCGTGATCGACTGTTTAAAAAAGACCGGCATGCCCATTAAGGACATACGTACCTTTATCGTCTGGACCACCCAGGGCGACGCCTCGCTTCAGCAGCGCTACGATATGTTTATGGCGCGCAAAAGGGAGGTCGACCGCCAGCTTGAACAGCTGCTTTCTTACCGCGACTGCATCGCCTATAAATGCGACTATTATGAAAAAGCCCTGCAAGCCGGTACTGAGGCCATCCACTGGCAGCAGCGGGATGGCGAGCCGGAGATGGTTCTGGGGCGGCTGGCTAAAATAAGTGAAAACGAAGCGGAGGGAATATGA
- a CDS encoding NAD-dependent epimerase/dehydratase family protein codes for MMKIVIIGGYGHIGSYLAPKLVEAGHEVTCISRGQSKPYTQGPAWREVRRVILDREMSPQGSFEREIAALNADVVIDLINFSLESTKRMAQALKGTNLSHYLYCSSIWAHGKATLLPATEDQPKFPLDEYGIQKAKSEAYLHALYRQEGFPETVVMPGQISGPGWAIITPTGNADYTTFGKIQRGEEISIPNLGMETLHHVHADDVAQVFFNAIVHRKAALGESFHAVGAESITLLGYAQAMYRFFGQEENIRLLPWDEWCAATGDEKWIEHTYYHIARSGTYSIEKGRRLIDYRPRHTLLETVQQSVAYMVEHHWF; via the coding sequence ATGATGAAGATCGTTATCATCGGCGGCTATGGCCATATCGGCAGTTATCTTGCCCCTAAATTGGTGGAGGCGGGACACGAGGTGACCTGCATTTCGCGCGGGCAAAGCAAGCCCTACACGCAAGGCCCCGCCTGGCGGGAGGTCCGCCGGGTGATCCTGGATCGGGAGATGTCGCCTCAGGGCAGTTTTGAAAGGGAGATCGCCGCACTCAACGCCGATGTGGTGATCGACCTGATCAACTTCTCGCTGGAGAGCACAAAGCGCATGGCGCAGGCGCTAAAGGGCACCAACCTTTCCCACTACCTGTATTGCTCCTCCATCTGGGCGCATGGCAAGGCCACGCTTTTACCGGCGACCGAGGATCAGCCTAAGTTCCCCCTGGATGAATACGGCATCCAAAAGGCCAAAAGCGAGGCCTACCTGCACGCGCTCTACCGCCAGGAGGGCTTCCCTGAAACGGTAGTCATGCCCGGGCAGATCTCCGGGCCGGGCTGGGCGATCATCACGCCCACGGGCAATGCGGATTATACGACCTTTGGCAAGATCCAGCGCGGCGAAGAGATCTCCATTCCCAATCTGGGTATGGAAACGCTGCACCATGTGCATGCGGACGACGTGGCCCAGGTCTTTTTTAACGCCATCGTACACCGTAAGGCCGCGCTGGGCGAGAGCTTTCACGCCGTGGGGGCGGAATCGATCACGCTGCTGGGATACGCGCAGGCCATGTACCGCTTTTTCGGCCAGGAGGAAAATATCCGCCTGCTGCCCTGGGACGAGTGGTGCGCGGCCACCGGAGATGAAAAGTGGATCGAACACACTTATTACCACATCGCCCGCAGCGGGACTTACAGTATTGAAAAGGGCCGGCGCCTGATCGACTACCGCCCGCGCCATACGCTGCTGGAAACCGTGCAGCAAAGCGTTGCCTATATGGTGGAACATCACTGGTTTTAA
- a CDS encoding L-fucose/L-arabinose isomerase family protein — protein MFNIPEVRLGVVAVSRDCFPIDLSERRRAALCEAYRKQGGQIVEIMTTIENENDAMKALDELEAAGCNALVLFLGNFGPETPETLLAQKFPGPVMPVAAAEEFTEILKSDRGDAYCGMLNCSYNLGIRNVRAYIPEYPVGTAEDICKMIDDFIPVARIILGLSKLKVIAFGPRPNDFVACNAPIKPLFDLGIAVEENSELDLLVAYEAHKDDPRIPEVMADMEKELGEGNKMPGILPRLAQFELTLLDWAEDHKGASEYVAFANKCWPAFEEKFGFVPCYVNSRLASKMMPVSCEVDIYGAVTEYIIACATMVPPTLLDINNTVPSDMFNANIAGKYDYTLQDTFMGFHCGNTPACHLVKPEMKYQLIMKRSLEPDSEPDITRGTLEGDIRPGDITFFRLQGAADCSLHSYVAQGEVLPVATQSFGGIGIFAIPEMGRFYRHVLVAGRYPHHGGVAFGKVGKALFSAMKLLGVEDVAFNQPKGMLYKDENPFA, from the coding sequence AAAACGAAAACGACGCCATGAAGGCCTTGGACGAACTTGAGGCGGCCGGCTGCAACGCGCTGGTGCTGTTCCTAGGCAATTTTGGCCCGGAAACGCCGGAGACCCTGCTGGCCCAGAAGTTCCCGGGGCCGGTGATGCCGGTGGCCGCGGCCGAGGAATTCACCGAGATCCTCAAGAGCGACCGGGGCGACGCCTACTGCGGCATGCTCAACTGCTCGTACAACCTGGGCATCCGCAACGTGCGCGCCTATATTCCGGAGTACCCGGTGGGCACGGCTGAGGATATCTGCAAGATGATCGACGACTTTATCCCCGTGGCCCGCATCATTCTGGGGCTAAGCAAGCTCAAGGTCATCGCCTTTGGCCCGCGTCCCAACGATTTTGTGGCCTGCAACGCGCCGATTAAGCCCCTGTTTGATTTGGGGATCGCCGTGGAGGAGAACAGCGAGCTGGATCTTCTCGTAGCCTACGAGGCCCATAAGGACGATCCGCGCATCCCCGAGGTGATGGCGGATATGGAAAAGGAACTGGGCGAGGGCAACAAGATGCCCGGCATCCTGCCCCGGTTGGCGCAGTTTGAGCTGACGCTGCTGGATTGGGCCGAAGACCATAAGGGCGCAAGCGAGTACGTGGCCTTTGCCAACAAGTGCTGGCCCGCCTTTGAGGAGAAGTTCGGCTTTGTGCCCTGCTACGTCAACAGCCGCCTGGCCTCCAAGATGATGCCGGTCTCCTGCGAGGTGGACATCTACGGCGCGGTGACCGAGTACATTATCGCCTGCGCCACCATGGTCCCGCCCACGCTGCTGGATATCAACAACACCGTGCCCAGCGATATGTTTAACGCCAATATCGCCGGCAAGTACGATTATACCCTGCAGGATACCTTTATGGGCTTCCACTGCGGCAATACCCCGGCCTGCCACCTGGTCAAGCCCGAGATGAAGTATCAGCTGATTATGAAGCGCTCGCTGGAGCCGGATAGCGAGCCGGATATCACCCGCGGTACGCTGGAGGGCGACATCCGCCCGGGCGATATCACCTTCTTTAGGCTGCAGGGCGCGGCGGATTGTTCGCTGCACAGCTATGTGGCCCAGGGCGAGGTGCTGCCGGTGGCCACCCAGTCCTTTGGCGGCATCGGTATCTTTGCCATCCCGGAGATGGGGCGCTTCTACCGCCACGTGCTGGTGGCGGGGCGCTATCCGCACCACGGCGGCGTGGCCTTTGGCAAGGTGGGTAAGGCGCTGTTTAGCGCCATGAAGCTGCTGGGCGTGGAGGACGTGGCCTTCAACCAGCCCAAGGGAATGCTGTATAAGGACGAGAATCCCTTTGCTTAA